In one Acetobacter sp. genomic region, the following are encoded:
- the parC gene encoding DNA topoisomerase IV subunit A: MSDTFAGHIEDTRLTDALSERYLAYALSTIMSRSLPDVRDGLKPVHRRLIFAMHQLRLDPASGFKKCARVVGDVIGKYHPHGDASVYEALVRLAQDFAVRFPLVEGQGNFGSVDGDNAAAMRYTEARLTKVAQALLEGINDDAVDFRPTYDGEDAEPIVLPAAFPNLLANGAAGIAVGMATSIPPHNAGEICAAAALLIRKPEATVAELLQHMPGPDFPTGGIIVEDSDAILKAYETGRGGFRIRSRWEVEQGRFGTWQVVVTEIPYQVQKSRLIEQIADLLVQKKLPLLADIRDESSADIRLVLEPKNRTIEPEVLMETLFRATQLESRFSLNMNVIGPDRAPAVLDLRSVLQAWLDHRHEVLERRSAHRLAAVEKRLEILEGFLAVYLNLDEVIRIIREEDDAKASLMATFRLTDMQAEAVLNMRLRSLRKLEEIEIRKEHGALSAERDELRALLADEKLRWSRIAAEVKEIGRNFGSGPLGARRSTLGAPPPQIDLSAATLVEREPLTLILSEKGWVRAVKGHGIDASTQKFKEGDDLRLALPCQSTDRICFFATDGRAFTVSVGDIPRGRGDGQPVRLLMDLSNDEEILSVFVIEEGMKRLVASSVGRGMIVADTDFAAEKRSGKQVLNLKDDESARLCVPAQGDQVAVYGGDKRLLVFPVDQLPVMAKGLGVTLQKYPDGGAKLGLRQAVVFSAAEGLLWPGAVRVRGFAELEPWAGKRAATGKAAPPWAMKKA; encoded by the coding sequence ATGAGTGACACGTTCGCAGGCCATATCGAGGATACCCGACTTACCGACGCCCTGAGCGAGCGGTATCTGGCTTACGCGCTGTCGACAATCATGTCCCGCTCGCTGCCGGATGTGCGGGACGGTCTCAAGCCGGTGCACAGGCGACTCATCTTCGCCATGCACCAGCTCCGCCTTGATCCCGCATCCGGGTTTAAAAAGTGTGCACGCGTCGTCGGTGACGTGATCGGTAAATACCATCCGCACGGTGACGCCTCGGTCTACGAGGCGCTCGTCCGGCTCGCACAGGATTTCGCCGTCCGATTCCCGCTCGTGGAAGGGCAGGGCAATTTCGGGTCCGTGGACGGCGATAACGCCGCCGCCATGCGATATACCGAAGCCCGGCTGACCAAGGTCGCGCAGGCGCTGCTCGAAGGCATCAATGACGACGCCGTCGATTTCCGTCCCACCTATGACGGCGAGGACGCCGAGCCGATCGTCCTGCCCGCCGCCTTCCCGAATCTGCTCGCCAATGGTGCGGCGGGAATCGCCGTCGGCATGGCCACCAGCATTCCACCGCACAATGCCGGTGAAATCTGCGCCGCCGCCGCGCTTCTGATCCGCAAGCCCGAGGCCACTGTGGCCGAGCTTCTCCAGCATATGCCCGGACCGGATTTCCCGACGGGCGGCATCATCGTCGAGGATTCGGACGCCATCCTGAAGGCGTATGAGACCGGACGTGGCGGTTTCCGTATCCGCTCCCGCTGGGAAGTCGAACAGGGCCGTTTCGGCACATGGCAGGTGGTGGTCACGGAAATCCCCTATCAGGTGCAGAAATCCCGTCTGATCGAGCAGATCGCCGACCTGCTGGTGCAGAAAAAACTGCCCCTTCTGGCCGATATCCGCGACGAAAGCTCGGCTGATATCCGTCTGGTGCTGGAGCCGAAAAACCGCACCATCGAGCCGGAAGTGCTGATGGAGACGCTGTTCAGGGCGACCCAGCTCGAAAGCCGCTTCTCTCTGAACATGAACGTCATCGGCCCGGATCGCGCTCCCGCCGTGCTCGATCTGCGATCCGTGTTGCAGGCGTGGCTCGATCATCGTCACGAAGTACTGGAGCGCCGGAGCGCCCATCGTCTCGCCGCCGTCGAAAAACGTCTCGAAATTCTCGAAGGCTTCCTCGCCGTCTATCTCAATCTCGATGAGGTGATCCGCATCATCCGCGAGGAGGATGACGCCAAGGCCAGCCTGATGGCGACCTTCCGCCTGACGGACATGCAGGCCGAAGCCGTCCTCAACATGCGCCTGCGCAGCCTGCGAAAGCTGGAGGAGATCGAAATCCGCAAGGAGCATGGCGCGCTCTCCGCTGAACGCGATGAACTCCGCGCTCTGCTGGCCGACGAAAAACTCCGCTGGTCCCGCATCGCCGCCGAGGTGAAGGAAATCGGCAGGAATTTTGGTTCTGGTCCGCTGGGCGCACGTCGCAGCACGCTCGGCGCACCACCGCCGCAGATCGACCTGTCCGCCGCTACGCTGGTCGAGCGCGAGCCGCTGACCCTGATACTGTCCGAAAAGGGCTGGGTCCGTGCCGTGAAGGGCCACGGCATCGACGCCAGCACCCAGAAATTCAAGGAAGGCGACGACCTCCGCCTCGCTCTGCCCTGTCAGAGCACGGACCGTATCTGCTTCTTCGCCACGGATGGCCGTGCCTTCACAGTCAGTGTGGGCGATATCCCGCGTGGTCGCGGTGACGGCCAGCCCGTACGTCTGCTGATGGATCTGTCCAACGACGAGGAGATTCTCTCCGTGTTCGTCATTGAAGAAGGCATGAAGCGTCTTGTCGCCTCCAGTGTCGGACGCGGCATGATTGTGGCCGATACCGACTTTGCCGCTGAGAAGCGCAGCGGAAAGCAGGTGCTCAATCTCAAGGATGACGAAAGTGCACGTCTCTGCGTCCCTGCTCAGGGTGATCAGGTCGCGGTCTATGGTGGAGACAAGCGTCTGCTCGTCTTCCCGGTCGATCAGCTCCCCGTGATGGCGAAGGGGCTGGGCGTCACGCTCCAGAAATATCCGGATGGCGGTGCGAAGCTCGGTCTCCGTCAGGCCGTGGTGTTCAGTGCGGCGGAAGGGCTGCTCTGGCCGGGCGCTGTGAGGGTCCGTGGCTTTGCCGAGCTTGAGCCCTGGGCCGGAAAACGCGCTGCCACGGGCAAGGCGGCTCCACCATGGGCGATGAAGAAAGCCTGA
- a CDS encoding 2-keto-4-pentenoate hydratase — MPESLSKPTSSLILARTLHVVRKGDAPPIISLPPHFIPDSEEAAYEVQNHVAALSGPVRGWKVGASGPDAEPSAAPLHAETLFTDGVILPADFFNHRGVEAEIAYRFDRAVGTDLTPDAVLSAIGSVHPAIEVVDTRFIAPDTQPRLAHMADQQNHGALILGPAFSDWRRFDPAQEKFVMRIDHRRVSEQIGGNAAGDLTRLLIWLAAHAARRGLPIEAGTIVTTGSLSGAFFVPHRTHVSVQFDTLGTVTAFLE; from the coding sequence ATGCCCGAAAGCCTCAGCAAACCGACCAGTTCCCTGATACTGGCGCGTACCCTGCATGTCGTCCGCAAAGGCGATGCGCCTCCCATCATCTCGCTTCCTCCTCATTTCATCCCGGACTCAGAAGAAGCCGCCTATGAGGTCCAGAATCATGTCGCAGCCCTGAGCGGTCCCGTGCGTGGTTGGAAGGTCGGCGCATCCGGTCCGGACGCGGAACCTTCTGCCGCCCCTCTGCATGCTGAGACCTTGTTTACAGATGGTGTCATCCTCCCGGCCGATTTCTTCAATCATCGCGGGGTGGAAGCCGAAATCGCCTATCGTTTCGACAGAGCCGTCGGCACGGATCTGACCCCGGATGCCGTTCTATCCGCCATCGGCAGCGTCCATCCGGCCATTGAGGTCGTGGATACCCGCTTCATCGCACCCGACACCCAGCCACGTCTGGCGCATATGGCTGACCAGCAGAATCACGGAGCGCTCATTCTTGGTCCGGCTTTTTCAGACTGGCGGCGCTTCGATCCCGCTCAGGAAAAGTTCGTGATGAGAATTGATCACCGCCGCGTATCGGAGCAGATCGGAGGTAATGCGGCGGGCGACCTGACGCGGCTGCTGATCTGGCTGGCTGCTCATGCGGCGCGGCGCGGACTGCCGATCGAGGCAGGAACCATCGTGACAACCGGTTCTCTGTCTGGTGCATTTTTCGTGCCGCACCGGACCCATGTGAGCGTCCAGTTCGATACACTTGGAACAGTGACAGCGTTTCTAGAATAG
- the recO gene encoding DNA repair protein RecO has protein sequence MSGGGASLEWEAPALVLSVAPFGEADALVHLFSPAQGVSHGLVKGGLGRRNAATWQNGNLVQAQWRTRIPGQLGTISGELAGPNAARALSSRASLACLSSLCAVADSALAEGEPYPGLCQDSAQVLAMLGTQGVETEISTLIRWETVLLRDLGFALDLSCCAVTGQADALIYVSPRTGRAVSREGAGEWASRLLPLPGFLIEDADCGAPEDWRDGLRLTGHFLSRDVFGPLHRPLPAARIRLTDIVQSFVAGPVSD, from the coding sequence ATGAGCGGGGGCGGGGCATCTCTTGAGTGGGAAGCACCCGCCCTTGTTTTATCTGTCGCGCCCTTCGGAGAAGCGGATGCTCTCGTGCATCTGTTCTCTCCGGCTCAGGGTGTGTCACATGGTCTGGTCAAGGGCGGCCTTGGACGCCGTAATGCCGCAACATGGCAGAACGGCAATCTCGTGCAGGCCCAGTGGCGGACGCGTATTCCGGGGCAGCTCGGGACGATTTCCGGCGAACTGGCAGGACCAAATGCCGCCCGTGCATTGTCATCGCGCGCCAGTCTCGCCTGTCTGAGCTCTCTCTGCGCTGTCGCGGATAGCGCGCTGGCGGAAGGCGAGCCTTATCCCGGGCTATGTCAGGATAGTGCGCAGGTGCTCGCGATGCTCGGGACACAGGGCGTGGAAACGGAGATTTCGACGCTCATCCGGTGGGAGACGGTCCTGTTGCGGGACCTTGGTTTCGCACTGGATTTGTCCTGCTGTGCCGTTACGGGTCAGGCCGATGCACTGATCTACGTGTCGCCCCGTACGGGGCGCGCCGTATCCCGGGAAGGAGCGGGAGAATGGGCCTCACGCCTGTTGCCGCTACCCGGCTTCCTGATTGAGGACGCCGACTGTGGCGCACCAGAGGACTGGAGGGACGGTCTGCGTCTGACAGGCCATTTTCTCTCCCGCGACGTATTTGGTCCTCTTCATCGCCCGCTTCCCGCGGCGCGAATCAGATTGACGGATATTGTGCAGTCTTTCGTGGCGGGACCGGTGAGCGACTGA
- the tsf gene encoding translation elongation factor Ts: protein MAEITAALVKELREKTGAGMMDCKKALNEAAGEIEGAIDWLRTKGLAAAAKKSGRVTAEGLVGVVSEGKRAAMVEVNAETDFVARNEAFQGFVEEVAKAALTAGEDLEKIKNAVVASGRTVADELTHLIATIGENMSIRRVRVLEVPSGVVATYIHGALKPGLGKIGVLAAIEAPSESDVIIALGRQVGMHVAATRPAALDVSSIDPASVERERTVLKEQALASGKPEAIVEKMIDGRIRKFYEEVVLLEQVWVHDGESRVQAVLDKAGVKLVAFDRYQLGEGIEKEENDFAAEVAKAAGG, encoded by the coding sequence ATGGCGGAAATCACTGCTGCCCTCGTGAAGGAACTGCGCGAGAAGACCGGCGCAGGCATGATGGACTGCAAGAAGGCGCTGAACGAAGCCGCTGGTGAGATCGAAGGCGCCATCGACTGGCTCCGCACGAAGGGCCTCGCTGCCGCAGCGAAGAAGTCCGGCCGTGTGACAGCCGAAGGTCTCGTCGGCGTTGTTTCCGAAGGCAAGCGCGCTGCGATGGTCGAGGTGAATGCCGAGACAGACTTCGTGGCCCGTAACGAAGCATTCCAAGGCTTTGTCGAGGAAGTGGCCAAGGCCGCTCTGACGGCTGGTGAAGACCTTGAAAAGATCAAGAACGCAGTGGTTGCTTCCGGTCGTACGGTTGCCGACGAACTGACGCACCTCATCGCCACGATCGGTGAGAACATGTCGATCCGTCGCGTTCGCGTTCTGGAAGTACCGTCGGGCGTTGTCGCCACCTACATCCACGGTGCCCTGAAGCCGGGCCTCGGCAAGATCGGTGTTCTGGCTGCTATCGAGGCGCCCTCCGAGAGCGACGTCATCATTGCTCTGGGTCGTCAGGTCGGTATGCATGTCGCGGCGACGCGCCCTGCCGCTCTGGATGTCAGCAGCATTGATCCGGCTTCCGTCGAGCGTGAGCGCACGGTGCTGAAGGAGCAGGCTCTGGCTTCCGGTAAGCCTGAAGCGATCGTCGAGAAGATGATCGACGGTCGTATCCGCAAGTTCTATGAGGAAGTCGTTCTTCTGGAGCAGGTGTGGGTTCATGACGGCGAAAGCCGCGTGCAGGCCGTTCTCGACAAGGCTGGCGTGAAGCTGGTTGCCTTTGACCGCTACCAGCTTGGCGAAGGCATCGAGAAGGAAGAAAACGATTTCGCTGCTGAAGTGGCCAAGGCTGCTGGCGGCTAA
- the rpsB gene encoding 30S ribosomal protein S2, producing MAMPDFTLRQLLEAGVHFGHHTRRWNPRMAPYLFGVRNQVHIIDLQQTVVLLDRALKVVRDTVAGGGRVLFVGTKRAASDQVAEAAQRCGQYYVNHRWLGGMLTNWKTITGSIKRLRQIEEMLDGETQGLTKKEILDITRDKEKLERSLGGIKEMGGLPDILFVIDTTKEKLAIEEANKLGIPVVAVLDSNSNPEGVTYPIPGNDDAIRAIELYCNLVSGAVLDGISAEMTASGRDFGAAEELPVSEAAAVEETAEAPAEVG from the coding sequence ATGGCGATGCCTGATTTCACACTGCGTCAGCTCCTTGAAGCTGGCGTTCACTTTGGTCACCACACCCGCCGCTGGAACCCGCGCATGGCGCCGTACCTGTTCGGTGTGCGTAACCAGGTTCACATCATCGACCTGCAGCAGACGGTTGTCCTGCTTGACCGCGCCCTGAAAGTGGTCCGTGACACAGTCGCTGGCGGTGGCCGCGTTCTGTTCGTCGGCACCAAGCGCGCCGCATCCGATCAGGTTGCCGAGGCTGCCCAGCGCTGCGGTCAGTACTACGTCAACCATCGCTGGCTTGGCGGCATGCTGACCAACTGGAAGACCATTACGGGCTCCATCAAGCGTCTGCGTCAGATCGAAGAGATGCTCGACGGCGAAACGCAGGGTCTGACGAAAAAGGAAATCCTCGACATCACCCGCGACAAGGAGAAGCTTGAGCGCTCTCTCGGTGGTATCAAGGAAATGGGCGGTCTGCCCGATATCCTGTTCGTCATCGACACGACGAAAGAGAAGCTGGCGATCGAGGAAGCCAACAAGCTTGGTATTCCGGTTGTCGCCGTTCTCGACAGCAACTCGAACCCTGAGGGCGTGACCTACCCGATTCCGGGTAACGATGACGCCATCCGTGCGATCGAACTGTATTGCAACCTGGTCTCCGGCGCTGTTCTCGACGGTATCTCCGCCGAGATGACAGCTTCCGGTCGCGATTTCGGCGCTGCTGAAGAGCTTCCGGTTTCCGAGGCTGCCGCGGTTGAAGAAACGGCTGAAGCTCCTGCTGAAGTCGGCTGA
- a CDS encoding aromatic ring-hydroxylating oxygenase subunit alpha, translating to MLTQQESRANQAAELQAGQERDAAAVTSQLYQRTGPDLRRVGLNRDFWYPVAWSHKIKPGKAFATRFAGDPIVIVRPDNGAPIYALEDRCAHRQVPLSKGTVDGDVVRCCYHGWSFDRKGSCVTVPYLNKPGVGRGVKTYPCQERGGLVFIFPGDPELAQSVPVPVPCQADNPEFKTRHFDPLVNCHYSFMHENLMDMNHQFLHRKQMGQITARFMGQSKGENFVEASYSFARKGGDQPLAERLIFGKHDKTIDVKDQPVDEIVTIRTTYPYQTLQIRDKDGDLVMDLWVAYVPIGKDEAVTQSYGLLSVKRPKWKFLLDLAWPVLGIFTNRIFMEDKEIVEMEQQAWKELGGDHNVEVFPVVRNLRELLIRSGVPLPAES from the coding sequence ATGTTGACGCAGCAGGAAAGCCGCGCAAATCAGGCGGCTGAGCTTCAGGCTGGTCAGGAGCGGGACGCCGCTGCGGTTACAAGTCAGCTTTATCAGCGCACTGGTCCTGACCTGCGTCGTGTCGGTCTTAATCGTGACTTCTGGTATCCGGTGGCGTGGTCTCACAAGATCAAGCCCGGCAAAGCTTTTGCAACACGCTTCGCCGGTGATCCCATTGTCATCGTCCGCCCTGATAATGGCGCTCCCATCTACGCTCTGGAAGATCGTTGCGCCCATCGACAGGTGCCTCTCAGCAAGGGAACTGTCGATGGTGATGTCGTCCGCTGCTGCTATCATGGCTGGTCATTTGACCGAAAAGGCTCGTGCGTCACGGTGCCTTATCTCAACAAGCCCGGTGTTGGCCGCGGTGTGAAGACGTATCCCTGTCAGGAGCGTGGCGGGCTGGTCTTCATATTCCCCGGTGATCCGGAACTGGCGCAGAGTGTGCCGGTCCCGGTGCCCTGTCAGGCCGACAACCCAGAGTTCAAGACCCGGCATTTCGATCCGCTTGTGAACTGCCACTATTCTTTCATGCATGAAAATCTGATGGACATGAATCATCAGTTTCTGCATCGGAAGCAGATGGGGCAGATCACGGCCCGCTTCATGGGGCAGAGCAAGGGCGAGAACTTTGTCGAGGCCAGCTACAGCTTCGCCCGGAAGGGCGGCGATCAGCCGCTGGCTGAACGGCTGATCTTTGGAAAGCATGACAAGACCATCGACGTCAAAGACCAGCCGGTCGATGAAATCGTCACCATTCGCACAACCTATCCTTATCAGACGCTGCAGATCAGGGATAAGGACGGCGATCTCGTTATGGATCTCTGGGTGGCGTATGTGCCCATCGGCAAGGACGAGGCGGTGACTCAGAGTTATGGCCTGCTTTCGGTCAAACGGCCGAAATGGAAATTCCTGCTTGATCTGGCCTGGCCGGTGCTGGGAATCTTCACCAACCGCATCTTCATGGAAGACAAGGAAATCGTGGAGATGGAGCAGCAGGCCTGGAAGGAGCTGGGGGGCGACCACAATGTCGAGGTCTTCCCGGTTGTGCGCAATCTGAGAGAGTTGCTGATCCGCTCGGGTGTCCCGCTGCCAGCAGAGAGCTGA
- the dnaE gene encoding DNA polymerase III subunit alpha encodes MPHADFVHLRVHSAYSLSQGAIRIPELVALAKGMDMPAVAITDTGNLFGGLEFSQYCWGKGIQPIIGCQIGLPSRDDRPGAPSEPIVLLARNEEGLSNLQFLSSAGFLEGDAADPTVTLDMLCERSNGLFLLTGGTRGPLYQMLAEGQHEQAETWLARLREAFGDNLVVELNRFGLPIEEAVEPGVLALADRMRLPIVATNECFFPQPKMHEAHDALICIAQGRTMAEKDRWKVSPECWFKSPAEMRKLFADLPDACDNTLAIAKSCAIKVETRKPLLPMCPKVREGQTEDETVRAMAREGLELRLSAISADEKTASVYRERLEFELEIISRMGFPGYFLIVADFIQWAKAHDIPVGPGRGSGAGSLVAYALTITDIDPLPFNLLFERFLNPERVSMPDFDIDFCQDRRDEVISYVRREYGGDRVAQIITFGKLQARAAVRDVGRVLGLPYGMVNRVAELIPNNPAKPTTLKEAIDGEPKLQEMRDTDEALRRLMEIGQQLEGLYRHASTHAAGVVIGDRKLVDLVPLYRDPKSDMLVTQFNMKYVEQAGLVKFDFLGLTTLTILQRGVRFLKGLGIEVDLAKIPLDDKLTYEMLSRGDTAGVFQFEGAGMRDVLKQMRPTRLEDLIAAVALYRPGPMANIPDYCRRKHGEAWEPPHEEIRDILEETYGIMVYQEQVMQIAQKMAGYSLGAADLLRRAMGKKIRAEMDTQREIFTEGATGRGIPKDKAVEVFDLMAKFADYGFNKSHAAAYALVSYQTAWMKANYPVSFLAACMSLARERTEKLAALRQEAERLGIRVLPPDISKSDADFKVEKQEDGTLAIRYALAAVKKVGFVAMQGLTDARGGKPFRDLADFSARVDPKNLNKMQLENLARAGAFDSMEPNRARVFSAIEMILKRAHARVQEMNSGQGGLFGGPAEPEPLLLAKEQDWPEFEKLSYEADAIGFHMTGHPLDSYKPVMRRLGVVPMSHLLPTAEGGITRVKIAGCVVDRKERPTRSGSKMAWLRLSDATGSCEVTLFSEVLGRVREFLVSGRAVLVTADLKLEGEALRITATDLVELEDVASQTGGEMRIWLEDAGAVGDIQAVLSRQQGGKGRVVLLPRISDTQELEVRLRTGYRLSPVVGQALKMISGITAIEIR; translated from the coding sequence ATGCCACACGCCGATTTCGTCCATCTCCGCGTCCATTCCGCCTACTCCCTCAGTCAGGGAGCCATCCGAATCCCTGAACTGGTTGCGCTGGCCAAAGGGATGGACATGCCCGCCGTCGCGATCACGGACACGGGCAATCTGTTCGGTGGACTGGAATTCTCACAATATTGTTGGGGAAAAGGCATCCAGCCGATCATTGGATGCCAGATCGGCCTGCCATCTCGTGATGACCGGCCGGGTGCGCCGTCCGAGCCGATCGTGTTGCTGGCCAGAAATGAGGAAGGGCTGTCGAACCTTCAGTTTCTGTCTTCCGCGGGTTTTCTGGAAGGGGACGCGGCGGACCCGACAGTCACGCTTGATATGCTGTGCGAACGGAGCAACGGGCTTTTTCTGCTGACCGGGGGCACCCGTGGTCCGCTTTATCAGATGCTGGCCGAGGGGCAGCATGAGCAGGCGGAAACGTGGCTGGCGCGGCTGCGTGAAGCGTTCGGCGACAATCTGGTTGTGGAGCTTAACCGGTTCGGTCTGCCGATAGAGGAGGCGGTCGAACCCGGTGTGCTGGCGCTTGCGGACCGGATGCGCCTGCCGATTGTCGCGACGAATGAGTGTTTCTTTCCGCAACCCAAGATGCATGAGGCGCATGATGCGTTGATCTGTATCGCGCAGGGACGGACCATGGCGGAAAAAGACCGCTGGAAGGTCTCGCCGGAATGCTGGTTCAAGTCGCCAGCCGAAATGCGGAAACTGTTCGCTGATCTGCCGGACGCCTGTGACAACACGCTGGCGATTGCGAAAAGCTGCGCCATCAAGGTCGAAACGCGCAAGCCGCTTTTGCCGATGTGCCCAAAAGTGCGAGAGGGGCAGACCGAGGACGAAACCGTCCGCGCGATGGCGCGGGAGGGACTGGAGCTTCGTCTCTCGGCTATCAGTGCAGATGAGAAAACCGCTTCTGTTTACAGGGAGCGTCTGGAGTTCGAGCTTGAGATCATCTCGCGTATGGGATTCCCGGGTTACTTCCTGATTGTTGCGGACTTCATCCAGTGGGCAAAGGCCCATGATATTCCGGTTGGGCCGGGCCGTGGTTCCGGTGCAGGCTCGCTGGTGGCGTATGCGCTGACCATCACGGATATTGATCCGTTACCGTTCAATTTGCTGTTCGAGCGCTTCCTGAATCCGGAACGTGTTTCGATGCCCGACTTCGATATCGATTTCTGTCAGGATCGGCGCGATGAAGTGATCTCCTATGTCCGTCGCGAATATGGTGGCGACCGTGTGGCGCAGATCATCACCTTCGGAAAATTGCAGGCCCGTGCAGCAGTTCGTGACGTCGGACGTGTGCTTGGGCTGCCCTACGGCATGGTCAATCGTGTTGCCGAGCTGATTCCCAACAACCCGGCCAAACCCACCACTCTGAAGGAAGCCATAGACGGCGAGCCGAAGCTTCAGGAAATGCGGGATACGGACGAAGCCCTTCGTCGTCTGATGGAAATCGGGCAGCAGTTGGAAGGGCTTTACCGTCACGCCTCGACCCATGCGGCTGGCGTGGTGATCGGTGATCGCAAGCTTGTTGATCTGGTCCCGCTCTATCGCGATCCAAAGAGCGACATGCTCGTCACGCAGTTCAACATGAAATATGTCGAGCAGGCCGGTCTGGTGAAGTTCGACTTTCTGGGTCTGACCACGCTGACCATTCTTCAGCGTGGCGTGCGCTTCCTGAAAGGTCTTGGTATTGAAGTCGATCTTGCGAAAATACCGCTCGACGACAAGCTGACTTACGAAATGCTGTCACGCGGCGATACCGCTGGCGTGTTCCAGTTCGAAGGCGCGGGCATGAGGGATGTCCTCAAACAGATGCGCCCGACCCGTCTGGAAGACCTCATCGCCGCTGTGGCGCTCTATCGTCCCGGTCCGATGGCCAACATCCCCGATTACTGTCGTCGCAAGCATGGCGAGGCATGGGAGCCCCCGCACGAGGAAATCCGTGACATTCTGGAAGAGACCTATGGCATCATGGTCTATCAGGAACAGGTCATGCAGATCGCCCAGAAGATGGCGGGCTATAGTCTCGGTGCGGCTGACCTTCTGCGTCGTGCGATGGGCAAGAAAATCCGTGCTGAGATGGACACGCAGCGTGAGATTTTCACGGAAGGCGCGACAGGGCGCGGCATCCCGAAGGACAAGGCTGTTGAAGTCTTCGACCTTATGGCGAAGTTCGCTGACTATGGCTTCAATAAATCTCACGCAGCCGCCTACGCATTGGTATCGTATCAGACGGCGTGGATGAAGGCGAACTACCCCGTGTCGTTCCTCGCTGCCTGCATGTCGCTGGCGCGGGAACGGACGGAAAAGCTGGCGGCCCTGCGACAGGAGGCCGAGCGTCTGGGTATCCGTGTACTGCCTCCTGACATCAGCAAGTCCGATGCCGACTTCAAGGTGGAGAAGCAGGAGGACGGCACGCTCGCCATTCGTTATGCGCTGGCGGCTGTCAAGAAAGTTGGTTTTGTCGCCATGCAGGGGCTGACGGACGCGCGGGGTGGCAAGCCATTTCGTGATCTGGCTGATTTTTCCGCTCGGGTCGATCCGAAGAATCTCAACAAGATGCAGCTTGAAAACCTCGCGCGGGCGGGAGCTTTCGATTCAATGGAGCCGAACCGGGCCCGCGTGTTCAGCGCTATCGAGATGATTCTCAAGCGGGCTCATGCCCGTGTGCAGGAAATGAATAGCGGGCAGGGCGGTCTGTTCGGTGGTCCCGCCGAGCCGGAGCCGCTGCTTCTGGCAAAGGAACAGGACTGGCCCGAGTTCGAGAAGCTGTCTTACGAAGCGGATGCGATCGGTTTCCATATGACTGGGCATCCGCTTGATTCCTACAAGCCGGTCATGCGGCGGCTGGGCGTTGTTCCCATGTCCCATTTACTGCCGACAGCGGAGGGGGGGATCACCCGGGTCAAAATTGCGGGATGCGTGGTGGACCGCAAGGAGCGCCCGACCCGGAGTGGCAGCAAGATGGCCTGGCTGCGGCTCTCTGATGCAACTGGAAGTTGTGAGGTGACGCTGTTTTCGGAGGTGTTGGGACGTGTCAGGGAGTTTCTGGTGTCGGGTCGCGCCGTGCTGGTGACGGCTGATCTCAAGCTGGAAGGGGAAGCACTGCGCATCACGGCCACGGATCTGGTGGAACTGGAGGATGTGGCTTCCCAGACTGGTGGGGAAATGCGGATATGGCTTGAGGATGCTGGTGCTGTCGGTGATATTCAGGCCGTACTGTCCCGGCAGCAGGGGGGTAAAGGCAGGGTTGTCCTGCTGCCGCGTATTTCGGACACACAGGAGTTGGAAGTGCGTCTGCGTACCGGCTACCGGTTGAGTCCGGTTGTCGGACAGGCTCTGAAGATGATTTCTGGTATAACGGCAATCGAAATAAGGTGA
- a CDS encoding YceI family protein, whose amino-acid sequence MMKHILLIALLVTPTMAHAATQHVTLTPANTTSRLHAKTLVASIDGTFEKVSGALSYDPETQVCHVDMSMDVNSLKVGSAVLRTAMLSGLMLDSDSHPSMHFVGDCQPKITNGKLETLLVGKLTMRGQTHPLTFKVGMHFSRNTLTEISSTASFDQRQWGMSTMLDTVDPIVQTEAIITLK is encoded by the coding sequence ATGATGAAACACATTCTTCTCATCGCTCTGCTTGTTACGCCCACCATGGCCCACGCAGCCACACAGCATGTCACCTTGACGCCTGCCAACACGACGTCCCGACTTCACGCCAAGACGCTGGTGGCATCCATCGACGGAACATTCGAGAAAGTCTCAGGTGCGCTTTCCTACGACCCTGAAACACAGGTCTGTCACGTTGATATGAGTATGGATGTCAATTCCCTGAAGGTGGGGAGCGCCGTTCTGCGGACGGCCATGCTGTCCGGGCTCATGCTGGACAGTGACAGTCATCCCTCAATGCATTTTGTTGGTGATTGTCAGCCGAAAATTACAAATGGAAAATTGGAGACCTTACTGGTTGGCAAACTCACGATGCGGGGACAGACACACCCCCTGACCTTCAAGGTCGGGATGCATTTTTCGCGTAATACACTGACCGAAATCAGCAGCACAGCAAGTTTCGATCAGCGGCAATGGGGCATGAGTACGATGCTGGATACGGTTGATCCAATCGTTCAGACCGAGGCAATCATCACTCTGAAGTAA